The following proteins are co-located in the Bdellovibrio sp. ArHS genome:
- the ruvC gene encoding crossover junction endodeoxyribonuclease RuvC produces the protein MSVTILGVDPGSRITGFGVIRVENGRIEHINHGVILLDAEQSFPFRMKELGAAFREVMTKYQPHQVVIEKIFLGKNADSAFKLGHARGVVMYEAGLGGSDVFEYATRVVKKGVTGTGAASKEDVQAILKAILNLKVINRIDASDALAMACHHAFEIKKKSILQRAVSL, from the coding sequence ATGTCAGTGACAATTCTCGGAGTGGATCCGGGATCTCGCATTACAGGATTCGGAGTCATCCGAGTGGAAAATGGACGGATTGAGCACATCAATCACGGCGTGATTTTACTGGATGCCGAACAGTCCTTTCCTTTTCGGATGAAAGAGCTGGGCGCCGCCTTTCGCGAAGTCATGACCAAATACCAACCGCACCAGGTTGTGATTGAAAAAATCTTTCTGGGAAAAAATGCGGACAGTGCCTTCAAGCTGGGACATGCCCGGGGCGTTGTTATGTACGAAGCGGGTTTGGGCGGTTCGGATGTTTTTGAATACGCGACCCGGGTCGTAAAAAAAGGTGTCACGGGGACCGGGGCGGCCAGCAAAGAAGACGTGCAGGCGATTTTAAAAGCCATTTTGAATCTGAAAGTGATCAATCGCATCGACGCCTCAGATGCTTTGGCGATGGCTTGTCATCATGCATTTGAAATTAAAAAGAAATCCATCCTGCAAAGAGCGGTGAGTTTATGA
- the ruvA gene encoding Holliday junction branch migration protein RuvA, whose protein sequence is MIGYLRGKIIEVLSDAALIDVQGVGYEVHASANTLGDLQTLLGKDIIIWVHTHVREDALQLFGFHSKDEKNLFLSLLKVNGVGPKMALSILSGGRPAQIQEMIEAGNAKALSGLPKVGKKTAEQIILTLKGKLVSIEETIKGKSESHTQITSALLNLGYKSQLVDQFVSSLPNDISLEDGVRKGLQTLSGSLS, encoded by the coding sequence ATGATCGGTTATTTACGTGGAAAAATTATTGAAGTCTTAAGTGACGCCGCTTTGATTGATGTTCAGGGAGTGGGTTACGAAGTTCATGCATCGGCAAACACCTTAGGGGATTTGCAGACACTTTTGGGGAAAGACATCATCATTTGGGTGCACACCCACGTCCGGGAAGATGCATTGCAGCTTTTCGGCTTTCACTCTAAAGATGAAAAAAATCTTTTCTTGTCTCTGTTGAAGGTCAATGGCGTCGGGCCGAAGATGGCTTTAAGTATTCTTTCTGGCGGACGCCCGGCGCAGATTCAGGAAATGATTGAGGCGGGGAATGCCAAGGCTTTATCGGGTCTGCCCAAGGTAGGTAAAAAAACCGCCGAGCAGATCATCCTGACTTTAAAGGGCAAGCTTGTTTCTATCGAAGAGACCATCAAAGGCAAATCCGAAAGTCACACGCAGATCACTTCTGCGCTGTTGAATTTGGGTTACAAATCTCAGTTGGTGGATCAATTTGTTTCTTCTCTGCCTAACGATATTTCTTTGGAAGACGGCGTTCGTAAGGGTCTGCAAACCTTGTCGGGGAGTCTATCATGA